The Osmerus eperlanus chromosome 15, fOsmEpe2.1, whole genome shotgun sequence genome includes a window with the following:
- the nub1 gene encoding NEDD8 ultimate buster 1 isoform X1, with the protein MPYCGRSQCDKNKTTHSSQTHVLPTKVWRMAEQHIQAKLINHLKQDKIQLWNPPYTSEDNKPGLQPLKELAERYAPVVCFSVEEVEEALENIRGLAVKKGMGNRTYRETCVATLELLLPRDARKDSKKNYLETRLDVLTQSVMDRIAEIHGLQYIKLILNGKELLPEKHLNEQNVKNNSKVMVLRVSEPQKKKQMADEEEKKKTQNESVQRTQKGFQILSERDGSEDPATTPFLEIADQKGNPLNIPHSEKKALILAMGFHEKGRALLKRKQYEAALCHLLQADDQFNHCGSALLGTVDNYAVLQLDIVWCYRALEALSCLDDGRQRLQRAEDCFLKCYGERQQRLLQIKGNTGSEDVLFLRMYLLQSLLFFLDGQERDAALTLQKAEDLYRRLVTDPDLMTQLLALGFSEREARLGLRACQGNVNQAAMHISNRRQERDEMKREEREKRRRRVEAISTLRELGYCKRDAAVALQQADGNVDQAYQILLDSAQADQSTNNNLEEPVSQDLVEQLQYLGFGREASEAALRLVGGDIPEATRLLLDHGGVIPPELLSPSPPSSASDEASTSTDSAGSTSVSQSLMDVDLVNEVLEDIPRHEEDYLDLTLEEEMDLIGQMKSLLNRIGS; encoded by the exons ATGCCGTACTGCGGAAGAAGTCAGTgcgacaaaaacaaaacaacacattCGTCACAGACGCACGTTCTTCCGACAAAAG TTTGGAGAATGGCGGAGCAACACATCCAAGCAAAGCTGATCAACCATCTGAAGCAAGATAAAATACAGCTGTGGAATCCACCGTACACCTCCGAAGACAACAAACCCGGACTCCAGCCGCTAAAG GAGCTGGCTGAGCGCTATGCTCCCGTTGTGTGTTTTTCGGTGGAAGAGGTAGAGGAAGCTCTGGAGAACATCAGGGGTCTGGCCGTGAAGAAAGGAATGGGGAAcaggacatacagagagacctgTGTGGCCACCCTGGAACTACTGCTACCCAGGGATGCCAGGAAG GATTCCAAAAAGAACTATCTGGAGACCAGACTGGATGTCCTGACCCAGTCTGTGATGGACAG GATTGCTGAGATTCACGGCCTACAGTACATCAAGCTGATCTTAAATGGGAAGGAACTGCTGCCGG aGAAGCATCTGAATGAGCAGAATGTGAAGAACAACAGTAAGGTAATGGTACTGAGGGTGAgtgaaccacagaagaagaagcagatggcagatgaggaggagaagaagaagactcAGAACGAGAGCGTTCAGAGGACCCAGAAAGGCTTCCAGATCCTCTCAGAGAGAG ATGGCAGTGAAGACCCAGCTACCACACCCTTCCTGGAGATAGCAGACCAGAAGGGCAACCCTCTCAACATCCCTCACAGCGAgaagaag gctcTGATCCTGGCCATGGGATTCCACGAGAAGGGCCGAGCGCTGTTGAAGAGGAAGCAGTATGAAGCTGCACTATGTCACCTGCTGCAGGCTGATGACCAGTTTAA tCACTGCGGCTCCGCTCTGCTGGGTACAGTGGATAACTATGCAGTACTGCAGCTGGACATCGTGTGGTGCTATCGAGCGCTGGAGGCCCTGAGCTGTCTGGATGACGGCAGGCAGCGGTTACAGAGGGCAGAGGACTGCTTCCTCAAGTGTTATGGAGAACGGCAACAGAGGCTGCTGCAAATCAAG GGtaacacaggaagtgaggacgTGTTGTTCCTGAGGATGTACCTCCTCCAGAGTCTTCTCTTCTTTCTGGACGGGCAAGAGCGAGACGCTGCCCTCACACTACAGAAG GCGGAGGACCTGTACAGGCGTTTAGTCACGGACCCAGACCTGATGACACAGCTGCTGGCTCTTGGCTTCTCTGAGCGGGAGGCTCGCCTGGGCCTGCGGGCCTGCCAGGGCAACGTCAACCAGGCCGCCATGCACATCAGCAACAGGAGACAG GAGCGTGATGAGatgaagagggaagagagggagaagaggaggaggcgagtGGAGGCTATCTCCACcctgagagagctgggctacTGTAAGAGAGATGCAGCTGTAGCCCTCCAGCAGGCAGACGGAAACGTGGACCAGGCCTACCAG ATTCTCCTTGACTCCGCCCAGGCGGACCAGTCCACTAATAACAACTTAGAGGAGCCTGTCAGTCAAGACCTGGTGGAACAG CTCCAGTACCTGGGCTTCGGCAGGGAGGCGTCTGAGGCGGCGctgaggctggtggggggggacaTCCCAGAGgccaccaggctgctgctggaCCACGGCGGGGTGATCCCCCCAGagctgctctccccctccccaccctcctccgccTCTGATGAAGCCAGCACATCCACCGACTCTGCAg gctcCACCAGTGTGTCACAGAGCCTGATGGATGTGGACCTGGTGAATGAGGTTCTGGAGGACATTCCCAGACATGAGGAGGATTATCTGGACctcaccctggaggaggagatggacctCATAGGCCAGATGAAATCCTTGCTGAACAGGATTGgaagctga
- the nub1 gene encoding NEDD8 ultimate buster 1 isoform X2: MAEQHIQAKLINHLKQDKIQLWNPPYTSEDNKPGLQPLKELAERYAPVVCFSVEEVEEALENIRGLAVKKGMGNRTYRETCVATLELLLPRDARKDSKKNYLETRLDVLTQSVMDRIAEIHGLQYIKLILNGKELLPEKHLNEQNVKNNSKVMVLRVSEPQKKKQMADEEEKKKTQNESVQRTQKGFQILSERDGSEDPATTPFLEIADQKGNPLNIPHSEKKALILAMGFHEKGRALLKRKQYEAALCHLLQADDQFNHCGSALLGTVDNYAVLQLDIVWCYRALEALSCLDDGRQRLQRAEDCFLKCYGERQQRLLQIKGNTGSEDVLFLRMYLLQSLLFFLDGQERDAALTLQKAEDLYRRLVTDPDLMTQLLALGFSEREARLGLRACQGNVNQAAMHISNRRQERDEMKREEREKRRRRVEAISTLRELGYCKRDAAVALQQADGNVDQAYQILLDSAQADQSTNNNLEEPVSQDLVEQLQYLGFGREASEAALRLVGGDIPEATRLLLDHGGVIPPELLSPSPPSSASDEASTSTDSAGSTSVSQSLMDVDLVNEVLEDIPRHEEDYLDLTLEEEMDLIGQMKSLLNRIGS; the protein is encoded by the exons ATGGCGGAGCAACACATCCAAGCAAAGCTGATCAACCATCTGAAGCAAGATAAAATACAGCTGTGGAATCCACCGTACACCTCCGAAGACAACAAACCCGGACTCCAGCCGCTAAAG GAGCTGGCTGAGCGCTATGCTCCCGTTGTGTGTTTTTCGGTGGAAGAGGTAGAGGAAGCTCTGGAGAACATCAGGGGTCTGGCCGTGAAGAAAGGAATGGGGAAcaggacatacagagagacctgTGTGGCCACCCTGGAACTACTGCTACCCAGGGATGCCAGGAAG GATTCCAAAAAGAACTATCTGGAGACCAGACTGGATGTCCTGACCCAGTCTGTGATGGACAG GATTGCTGAGATTCACGGCCTACAGTACATCAAGCTGATCTTAAATGGGAAGGAACTGCTGCCGG aGAAGCATCTGAATGAGCAGAATGTGAAGAACAACAGTAAGGTAATGGTACTGAGGGTGAgtgaaccacagaagaagaagcagatggcagatgaggaggagaagaagaagactcAGAACGAGAGCGTTCAGAGGACCCAGAAAGGCTTCCAGATCCTCTCAGAGAGAG ATGGCAGTGAAGACCCAGCTACCACACCCTTCCTGGAGATAGCAGACCAGAAGGGCAACCCTCTCAACATCCCTCACAGCGAgaagaag gctcTGATCCTGGCCATGGGATTCCACGAGAAGGGCCGAGCGCTGTTGAAGAGGAAGCAGTATGAAGCTGCACTATGTCACCTGCTGCAGGCTGATGACCAGTTTAA tCACTGCGGCTCCGCTCTGCTGGGTACAGTGGATAACTATGCAGTACTGCAGCTGGACATCGTGTGGTGCTATCGAGCGCTGGAGGCCCTGAGCTGTCTGGATGACGGCAGGCAGCGGTTACAGAGGGCAGAGGACTGCTTCCTCAAGTGTTATGGAGAACGGCAACAGAGGCTGCTGCAAATCAAG GGtaacacaggaagtgaggacgTGTTGTTCCTGAGGATGTACCTCCTCCAGAGTCTTCTCTTCTTTCTGGACGGGCAAGAGCGAGACGCTGCCCTCACACTACAGAAG GCGGAGGACCTGTACAGGCGTTTAGTCACGGACCCAGACCTGATGACACAGCTGCTGGCTCTTGGCTTCTCTGAGCGGGAGGCTCGCCTGGGCCTGCGGGCCTGCCAGGGCAACGTCAACCAGGCCGCCATGCACATCAGCAACAGGAGACAG GAGCGTGATGAGatgaagagggaagagagggagaagaggaggaggcgagtGGAGGCTATCTCCACcctgagagagctgggctacTGTAAGAGAGATGCAGCTGTAGCCCTCCAGCAGGCAGACGGAAACGTGGACCAGGCCTACCAG ATTCTCCTTGACTCCGCCCAGGCGGACCAGTCCACTAATAACAACTTAGAGGAGCCTGTCAGTCAAGACCTGGTGGAACAG CTCCAGTACCTGGGCTTCGGCAGGGAGGCGTCTGAGGCGGCGctgaggctggtggggggggacaTCCCAGAGgccaccaggctgctgctggaCCACGGCGGGGTGATCCCCCCAGagctgctctccccctccccaccctcctccgccTCTGATGAAGCCAGCACATCCACCGACTCTGCAg gctcCACCAGTGTGTCACAGAGCCTGATGGATGTGGACCTGGTGAATGAGGTTCTGGAGGACATTCCCAGACATGAGGAGGATTATCTGGACctcaccctggaggaggagatggacctCATAGGCCAGATGAAATCCTTGCTGAACAGGATTGgaagctga
- the crygn2 gene encoding gamma-crystallin N-B produces the protein MSQYSGKITFYEGKCFTGRKLEVRGECDNFQDRGFMNRVNSIRVESGAFICYDHPDFRGQQYILEHGEYPEFQRWNSHNDHMGSCKPIRMHGEHYRMELFEACNYSGQCVEICDDCPFLQSRGFSKNCINSIRVYGDGAWVMYEEPNFRGRMYIVERGNYCSHNEWQAQNPNIQSIRRVVNYF, from the exons ATGTCGCAGTACTCTGGAAAG ATCACCTTTTACGAGGGCAAATGCTTCACTGGCAGGAAGCTGGAGGTCAGAGGGGAGTGTGACAACTTCCAGGACCGTGGCTTCATGAACAGGGTCAACTCCATCCGTGTGGAGAGTGGAGCCTTCATCTGCTACGACCACCCTGACTTCAGGGGCCAGCAGTACATCCTGGAGCATGGAGAGTACCCCGAGTTCCAGCGCTGGAACTCCCACAACGACCACATGGGCTCCTGCAAGCCTATCAGGATG CATGGAGAGCACTACAGGATGGAGCTGTTCGAGGCCTGTAACTACTCTGGCCAGTGTGTAGAGATCTGTGACGACTGTCCCTTCCTCCAGAGTCGTGGTTTCTCCAAGAACTGCATCAACTCTATCAGGGTCTACGGAGACGGAGC CTGGGTGATGTATGAGGAGCCTAACTTCCGTGGTCGTATGTACATTGTGGAGAGAGGAAACTACTGCAGCCACAACGAGTGGCAGGCCCAGAACCCCAACATCCAGTCCATCCGTAGGGTCGTCAACTACTTCTAA